One Entomomonas asaccharolytica DNA segment encodes these proteins:
- a CDS encoding toxin C-terminal domain-containing protein — protein sequence MLEGNNLYTNTLNPIGWIDPLGLCRHAQQAKDMGYRKINERSYSQAVYHNPKASIDLRYITPHIDGHNGGFWNAASSIRNLGSKSTRSGTYNIDLTVRIGG from the coding sequence TTGTTAGAAGGTAATAATTTATATACTAATACTTTGAATCCTATTGGTTGGATTGATCCATTAGGTTTGTGTAGACATGCTCAACAAGCCAAAGATATGGGATACAGGAAAATAAACGAGAGGTCATATAGTCAGGCAGTTTATCATAATCCAAAAGCATCTATTGATTTAAGATATATTACTCCTCATATAGATGGTCACAATGGCGGATTTTGGAATGCTGCAAGTAGTATAAGAAATTTAGGTAGTAAATCTACTAGATCGGGAACTTATAATATTGACCTAACTGTAAGAATTGGTGGTTAA
- the tssI gene encoding type VI secretion system tip protein TssI/VgrG: MFNLANEAHFSLNVAGLEKTGLQVLSFEGKESISQTYTFEINLVNRHIRYDITQLLSKPAYLAFTPDGKSGVHGVIMSVRRGAVGNDYAEYSIILSPCFAHLEKRTNQRIFQHKTVPQIISQILSEYGILEGTHHEFRLKETYPERDYCVQYDETDAYFIQRLCEEEGIYYYFEHKSDNHLMVFGDSNPIFPSLAEAIRYVSNSGFVSEEPVIKAFDVNLTSKTKRTTWRDYNFTNTKIPEGQAEGQQSAKANGATEPDIEFYDYPGRFMDNARGKHLAQIEVERLRTEHVLAEGYSDVPILHTGYYITINEHPSLDATDPWLINTIIHQGKQPQVVEALGGENNAKLKNKFSLNSDFTFPDGEFNQGYRNIFTATPKDVAWRPPLLHPRTRIFGSQTAKVVGPAGEEIYCNEYGSVKVQFYWDREGQFDENSSCWVRVGSNWAHKGYGTFTIPRIGMEAVITFLEGDPDQPMITGCANNGINTQAEGMPANKTKTGFKTNSSPGGGGSNELTFEDKAGQEQIYIHAQKDANTLVENDQSETVKHDKSTTVLNNQSTAVSNEKTIVVGQGSGSSIAMDGENIVLQVGESKIVITAEQIFIHGKTHIHQTAAETINLDAPTDITLNCGSASPPPVVPFSDKARSGGK, encoded by the coding sequence ATGTTTAATCTCGCTAATGAAGCGCACTTTAGTTTAAATGTTGCTGGTTTAGAAAAAACAGGATTACAGGTATTAAGTTTTGAAGGGAAAGAGTCGATTAGCCAAACTTATACCTTCGAGATTAATCTAGTTAATCGACATATTCGCTATGATATTACTCAACTATTAAGCAAACCAGCCTATCTCGCTTTTACTCCTGATGGAAAAAGTGGTGTGCATGGTGTTATTATGTCTGTTAGACGAGGTGCCGTAGGAAATGATTATGCTGAATACAGTATTATTCTTTCCCCTTGTTTTGCCCATCTTGAAAAACGTACTAATCAACGAATTTTTCAGCATAAAACTGTCCCTCAGATTATTTCGCAAATACTTAGCGAGTATGGTATACTTGAAGGGACACACCATGAGTTTCGGTTAAAAGAGACCTATCCTGAAAGGGATTATTGTGTTCAGTATGATGAAACAGATGCCTATTTTATCCAGCGCCTTTGTGAAGAGGAAGGTATTTATTATTATTTTGAGCATAAATCAGATAATCATTTAATGGTTTTTGGTGATAGTAATCCAATTTTTCCTTCTTTAGCAGAAGCTATTAGATATGTTTCTAACAGTGGATTTGTTTCAGAAGAACCTGTTATAAAAGCATTTGATGTTAATTTAACAAGTAAAACTAAACGTACCACTTGGCGTGATTATAATTTCACCAATACTAAAATCCCTGAAGGACAAGCCGAAGGTCAGCAAAGTGCTAAGGCTAATGGGGCAACCGAACCAGATATAGAGTTTTATGATTACCCTGGGCGTTTTATGGACAACGCTCGCGGTAAGCATCTTGCACAAATAGAAGTAGAACGGTTAAGAACAGAACATGTATTAGCTGAAGGCTATAGTGATGTACCTATTCTACACACAGGTTATTATATAACTATTAATGAACATCCAAGTCTTGATGCAACAGATCCTTGGCTAATTAATACTATTATCCATCAAGGTAAGCAACCGCAGGTAGTCGAAGCATTAGGTGGAGAAAATAATGCTAAACTCAAAAATAAATTCTCATTAAATAGTGATTTCACCTTTCCAGATGGAGAGTTTAATCAGGGTTATCGCAATATCTTTACTGCCACCCCTAAAGATGTTGCTTGGCGTCCACCTTTGCTTCATCCAAGAACCCGTATCTTTGGCAGTCAAACAGCTAAAGTTGTTGGCCCTGCTGGAGAAGAAATCTATTGTAATGAGTATGGTAGTGTTAAGGTACAGTTTTATTGGGATCGTGAAGGCCAATTTGATGAAAACTCTAGCTGTTGGGTACGAGTAGGTAGTAATTGGGCGCACAAAGGGTATGGAACATTTACTATCCCACGTATAGGCATGGAGGCTGTGATCACATTTTTAGAGGGTGATCCTGACCAACCAATGATCACAGGTTGTGCCAATAATGGTATTAATACTCAAGCAGAGGGTATGCCTGCGAATAAAACTAAAACAGGATTTAAGACTAATAGTTCTCCTGGTGGCGGTGGCTCTAATGAATTAACTTTTGAGGATAAAGCGGGTCAAGAACAGATCTATATCCATGCACAAAAAGATGCTAATACTCTTGTAGAAAATGATCAATCAGAAACTGTTAAACATGATAAATCAACAACTGTTTTAAATAATCAGTCTACTGCTGTTAGTAATGAAAAAACTATTGTAGTGGGTCAAGGTAGTGGATCATCTATTGCTATGGATGGTGAAAATATAGTGCTGCAGGTCGGTGAAAGCAAAATTGTTATCACTGCCGAACAAATATTTATTCATGGCAAAACTCATATTCATCAAACTGCAGCTGAGACTATTAATTTAGACGCCCCTACAGATATAACTTTAAATTGTGGCTCGGCCAGCCCTCCTCCTGTTGTTCCATTTAGCGATAAAGCACGTAGTGGCGGTAAATAA
- a CDS encoding DUF2283 domain-containing protein yields the protein MAYLFLPNHPGKSKIVTKQIALHSIINDYKGPEIYLDFDHEGEIIGIELLLD from the coding sequence ATGGCTTATTTATTTTTACCTAATCATCCTGGTAAGAGTAAAATAGTAACTAAACAAATAGCTCTACATTCTATTATCAATGATTATAAGGGTCCTGAAATTTATTTAGATTTTGATCATGAAGGGGAAATAATAGGTATTGAACTATTATTAGATTAA
- a CDS encoding DcrB-related protein produces the protein MEYLLQEGTITLPDDFYDRTVNTFALGSTIPAPLSVTVARDNMLPDETMPSYVKRQMQLMQAHIKGYKLVDHKEMKLPSNPNIEGAHIEAYYKSEGKYYYQRQAAFEIYPKRILVFSCTSQEQFTKQQDKLWQDLLASYKQRENSTQSK, from the coding sequence ATGGAATATCTATTACAAGAAGGCACGATCACATTACCTGACGATTTTTATGACCGTACAGTCAATACCTTTGCATTGGGAAGTACTATTCCAGCACCTTTAAGTGTAACTGTGGCTCGGGATAACATGCTACCAGATGAAACTATGCCAAGCTATGTTAAAAGACAAATGCAATTAATGCAGGCGCATATTAAAGGTTATAAGTTGGTAGATCATAAAGAAATGAAGTTACCTAGTAACCCTAATATAGAAGGTGCACATATAGAAGCTTACTATAAATCAGAAGGTAAATATTACTATCAACGTCAAGCAGCTTTTGAAATCTATCCTAAACGTATTTTGGTATTTTCCTGTACTAGTCAAGAGCAATTTACCAAACAACAAGATAAATTATGGCAAGACTTACTAGCTAGTTATAAACAAAGAGAAAATTCAACACAATCAAAATAA
- a CDS encoding RHS repeat-associated core domain-containing protein has protein sequence MFEAARVGDSIVHTSALAGFIAGAIIGLAVVAAASFIICSGGAGAFIVGTLLSVGGSALPSLGEWIGSKFSSKTGEIDTGSKIVHTNKRPAAYTGTVEGNPEGMKTAKGSEVICSKHPSTPKPQVAEGSTLVFIDSRPAARKDDKTECGAKIDEGSENVHMGQDKYEYLPVQDEVPPWLRKAVEVAMFIAGFASGIKNVIQAGLKNALPCVSKLAASMAISYGIGKAIEYGGGKIVSAFTGNPVDTTTGRKILKPEDEIDFTLPGYMPIVWSRFYASDLTYESILGKGWILPYEQHFYRKNNTLYHVDNQGRILDFECLAEGQKVYIASEQIYLICTEGGHYIIQTLDDEFYYFGEVLDNGEKANLQRIENKLGHYIHFSYENNLLTDITATGGHRLHLHYRHPKGKVTEIVRVIDNQPIETMVQYRYNSDGQLIAVINRNGDTTRLFDYKDNLMVRHQNGLGFSCEYHWQIIDNQTRVIEHWTNDGEHYHFNYDLENRSTLITDALNRQSEVRYDEYHQMTYCKDFGGEEYQLEYDENGNLTAYIFPNSNKIALKYDEYSRLIEETDPLGRKVSYQYHKETSLRTQTIFPDGSTWQAEYDKKNNILIAEIDPLGHTTHYYNTDDGLPYAILDPLDKRKTITWNKWAQVERYTDCSEKITHYHYNEHLHLSAITNALNETIQLERKPQGEITCLIHADGIKEIFTYNAMGQLLSHADGKGQITYLSRNPRGLLTKRFDPKDQTIIYQYDTAQRLSVLLNENNEAYRFTYDNTDRLTQETRIDQINRNFEYDEAGYLNKLTESGVNKELKTTSRTTYLERDKVGRLIAKTTEDASYSYHYDLLDKLIKLERKPTDKGKELGINEEILTFAYDIKGRLIQEQTPQGELNYLYDELDNLIILTLPNKRQINHQYYGSGHLHQISLDQLIISDFERDDLHREILRTQGNLTSRFGYDAKGRKHWQYASQKPLAELTTLNKQQLPIDRQLKSRENNIFRQYQYDAAGELSALLDKARGKTEYSYEENGQLKTVITPNSQEYFSSDAAGNFLPSQVLPKQHFALHNRITDYGDIHLEYDQWGNVIEKITGFNKYQKFNHDCENRLVKAQLYENNKLITESYYYYDSLGRRIKKQINNLQTQQNKQTTFLWQGLRLLQEQTEQKQISYIYEPNSYVPLARIDTEYDIDDIYYYHTDQIGTPLELTNQQGTIVWQANYKAWGEIESLRLNEVEQNLRYQGQYFDEETELHYNTFRYYDPHVGRYITQDPIGLLGGNNLYRYTPNPTGWVDPWGLCNHGHHSDPKFMGGDPKQNLTTMTDVDHRSLHRKLNDFLFGRTKIVGNNTVHMRPQRGNSGAVIQRNFTRTELLDALADFYKGSGSSFKDAAADFFKQHPGLI, from the coding sequence ATGTTTGAAGCAGCACGTGTTGGAGACAGTATTGTTCATACTAGTGCGTTGGCTGGATTTATAGCAGGCGCTATTATTGGTTTAGCTGTAGTAGCCGCTGCTTCTTTTATTATCTGTTCAGGTGGTGCTGGTGCATTTATCGTCGGAACCCTTTTAAGCGTAGGTGGTTCTGCGTTACCTTCATTAGGTGAATGGATTGGCAGTAAATTTTCTAGTAAGACAGGTGAGATAGACACTGGCTCAAAAATAGTTCATACCAATAAAAGGCCTGCCGCTTATACAGGAACAGTTGAAGGTAATCCAGAGGGTATGAAAACGGCTAAAGGTAGTGAGGTTATATGTTCAAAACATCCCTCTACACCAAAGCCACAGGTTGCAGAGGGATCAACTTTAGTTTTTATAGATAGCAGACCAGCGGCTCGTAAAGATGATAAAACTGAATGTGGTGCAAAAATAGATGAAGGTTCTGAAAATGTTCATATGGGACAAGATAAGTATGAATACCTTCCTGTTCAAGATGAAGTTCCACCGTGGTTACGTAAAGCTGTAGAAGTTGCTATGTTTATTGCTGGATTTGCTTCTGGTATTAAAAATGTTATCCAAGCAGGTTTAAAAAATGCTTTACCCTGTGTAAGTAAATTAGCAGCAAGTATGGCTATTAGTTATGGAATCGGTAAGGCTATAGAATACGGAGGAGGGAAGATTGTTTCAGCCTTTACTGGTAATCCTGTAGATACTACAACAGGGCGTAAAATATTAAAGCCAGAAGATGAAATAGATTTTACATTACCTGGCTATATGCCTATTGTTTGGTCACGTTTTTATGCAAGTGATCTTACTTATGAAAGTATTTTAGGTAAAGGTTGGATATTACCCTATGAACAACATTTCTATAGAAAAAATAATACACTTTACCATGTAGATAATCAGGGGCGTATTTTAGATTTTGAGTGCCTAGCAGAGGGCCAAAAAGTTTATATTGCCAGTGAGCAAATCTATTTAATTTGTACTGAGGGTGGTCACTATATTATCCAAACGCTAGATGACGAGTTCTATTATTTTGGTGAAGTGCTAGATAATGGCGAAAAAGCCAATCTACAACGTATTGAAAATAAATTAGGCCATTATATTCATTTTAGTTATGAAAATAATTTACTTACTGATATTACTGCTACTGGTGGGCATAGACTCCATTTACATTATCGTCATCCCAAAGGTAAAGTCACAGAGATTGTTCGTGTTATAGATAATCAACCTATAGAAACAATGGTGCAATACCGTTATAACAGTGATGGACAACTAATAGCTGTCATTAATCGCAATGGGGATACAACTAGATTATTTGATTATAAAGATAATCTTATGGTACGTCATCAAAATGGTTTAGGCTTTAGTTGTGAATATCATTGGCAAATTATAGATAATCAAACTAGAGTAATTGAACACTGGACCAATGATGGTGAACACTACCACTTTAATTATGATCTAGAAAATCGTTCAACCTTGATAACTGATGCTTTAAATCGCCAGTCAGAAGTTCGCTATGATGAATATCATCAAATGACTTATTGTAAAGATTTTGGGGGAGAGGAATATCAACTAGAGTATGATGAAAATGGTAATTTAACTGCCTATATTTTTCCTAATAGCAACAAAATCGCACTGAAATATGATGAATATTCTCGGTTGATAGAAGAAACAGATCCATTAGGTAGAAAAGTTAGCTATCAATACCATAAAGAAACCTCACTTAGAACTCAAACCATTTTTCCCGATGGAAGTACTTGGCAAGCTGAATACGATAAGAAAAACAACATACTTATTGCAGAAATAGACCCTTTAGGTCATACCACACACTATTACAATACAGATGATGGCTTACCTTATGCTATACTAGACCCACTCGATAAACGTAAAACCATTACATGGAATAAATGGGCTCAGGTAGAGCGTTATACTGATTGTTCAGAGAAAATTACTCACTATCATTATAATGAACACCTTCATTTATCAGCTATTACCAATGCATTAAATGAAACCATTCAACTTGAACGTAAACCACAGGGTGAAATCACTTGCCTTATACATGCTGATGGTATTAAAGAAATCTTTACTTATAACGCTATGGGGCAATTGCTAAGCCATGCTGATGGCAAAGGACAAATTACCTACCTTTCCAGAAATCCTAGGGGCTTACTAACTAAACGTTTTGATCCTAAAGACCAAACCATTATTTACCAATACGATACGGCACAACGTTTATCTGTACTATTAAATGAAAATAATGAAGCCTATCGTTTTACCTACGATAATACTGATCGTCTTACCCAAGAAACCCGTATCGATCAAATTAATAGAAACTTTGAATATGATGAGGCAGGTTATCTTAATAAACTGACTGAATCTGGTGTAAATAAAGAACTAAAAACTACTAGTAGAACCACCTATCTGGAGAGAGATAAAGTAGGTCGTTTAATTGCTAAAACTACAGAGGATGCGAGCTATAGTTATCACTATGACCTATTAGATAAATTAATCAAGCTTGAACGTAAACCAACTGATAAAGGTAAAGAGTTAGGAATTAATGAAGAAATCCTAACTTTTGCCTACGATATAAAAGGACGGCTTATTCAAGAACAAACGCCACAAGGCGAGCTAAATTACCTATATGATGAGTTAGATAATTTAATTATCCTTACTTTACCTAATAAAAGGCAAATCAACCATCAATATTATGGTAGTGGTCATCTACATCAAATTAGTTTAGATCAGCTTATTATCAGCGATTTTGAGCGTGACGACTTACATAGGGAAATACTACGCACTCAAGGCAATTTAACCAGTCGTTTTGGTTATGATGCAAAAGGTCGCAAACATTGGCAATATGCATCACAAAAACCATTAGCTGAGCTTACAACCCTAAATAAACAACAACTACCTATCGATAGGCAACTAAAAAGCCGTGAAAATAATATCTTTAGACAATACCAGTATGATGCCGCAGGTGAATTATCTGCACTATTAGATAAAGCTAGAGGTAAAACAGAATATAGCTACGAAGAAAATGGTCAACTAAAAACTGTTATTACACCTAATAGTCAAGAGTATTTTAGTAGTGATGCAGCAGGTAACTTTTTACCCAGCCAAGTATTGCCCAAGCAACATTTTGCATTACATAACCGTATTACTGACTATGGTGATATTCACTTAGAATATGACCAATGGGGTAATGTTATAGAAAAAATTACGGGCTTTAATAAATATCAAAAATTTAACCACGATTGTGAAAATAGACTGGTAAAAGCCCAACTGTATGAAAATAATAAACTAATAACTGAGAGTTATTACTATTATGATAGTTTAGGGCGCAGAATTAAAAAACAAATCAATAATTTGCAAACTCAGCAAAATAAACAAACTACTTTCTTATGGCAAGGTTTACGATTGCTACAAGAGCAAACCGAGCAAAAACAAATCAGCTATATCTATGAGCCTAATAGTTATGTGCCACTAGCAAGAATAGATACCGAATATGATATAGATGATATTTATTATTACCATACCGACCAAATAGGTACACCATTAGAGCTCACCAATCAACAAGGTACTATTGTTTGGCAAGCTAACTATAAAGCTTGGGGTGAAATAGAAAGTTTACGACTTAATGAAGTAGAGCAAAACCTAAGATACCAGGGTCAATACTTTGATGAAGAAACCGAATTACATTACAATACTTTCAGATATTATGATCCCCATGTAGGGAGGTATATAACTCAAGATCCGATTGGACTATTAGGTGGTAATAATTTATATAGGTATACGCCTAATCCTACAGGATGGGTTGACCCTTGGGGATTATGTAATCATGGACATCATTCTGATCCTAAATTTATGGGAGGAGATCCAAAGCAAAATTTAACTACCATGACAGATGTTGATCATAGATCTCTACATCGTAAGTTAAATGATTTTTTATTTGGAAGAACTAAAATAGTAGGTAATAATACTGTTCATATGAGACCTCAACGAGGTAATAGTGGCGCTGTAATACAACGTAACTTCACTCGAACAGAGCTTCTAGATGCATTGGCAGACTTTTATAAAGGCTCAGGTTCAAGTTTTAAAGATGCAGCAGCAGATTTCTTCAAGCAACATCCAGGATTGATATAA